The genomic segment CGCTGAGGTCGTCGTTGAGCCGCTGCTTGGCCGCGCCGAAGCGCTTGACCGGCAGCACGGCGACCGTCCTCATGCCGTCAGGCCCTCGGCGAAGCGCAGGACCTCGCGCGCCACGCGCGTCCGGGCCGCCGCGTCGGCCATCAGCGTGTCGGTCTGCAGCAGCGGCACGCCCACGCCGGCCGCGCGCTCGTCGGCGACCAGCCCGTCGACCAGGCCGGCGTAGCACTCCGCGATCCCGCCGGCGTCGGGGGCGACGCCCGCCCAGGCCATGAACGGCTCGGTCGGGCCCTTGACGACGCGGCCGCCGACGAACGGCGACACCGCGACGACCGGCGCCCGCGCGGCGCGCAGCGCGTCGGCCATCCCGGGGACCGACAGGATGGGGCGGATCGAGATGATGGGGTTGGACGGGCCGATGACGATGGCGCGCGCCGCGGCGATCGCGGCGAGCACCTCGGGCGGCGGGGCGGCGTCCTGCAGCCCCGGGAAGGACACGTCGTCGATCGGCGGCGCTGCGCGCTCGCGCACCATGAACTCCTGGAAGGCCAGCTCGCGGTCGCCGCTGCGCACGACGGTGCGCACCGGCGCGTCGCTCATCGGCAGCACGCGGGCCCGCAGCCCGAGCGCGCCGCC from the Baekduia soli genome contains:
- the cofD gene encoding 2-phospho-L-lactate transferase, whose product is METDPSSPVVILAGGTGGAKLARGMLDVAGDDLVVVANTGDDVEVYGAHVSPDPDLCTFWLADRIDERGWGLQGDTFAVMDGLRELGVEVWFNLGDRDLAYGLRRAQLLAGGGRLTDALAELGGALGLRARVLPMSDAPVRTVVRSGDRELAFQEFMVRERAAPPIDDVSFPGLQDAAPPPEVLAAIAAARAIVIGPSNPIISIRPILSVPGMADALRAARAPVVAVSPFVGGRVVKGPTEPFMAWAGVAPDAGGIAECYAGLVDGLVADERAAGVGVPLLQTDTLMADAAARTRVAREVLRFAEGLTA